A single Lactuca sativa cultivar Salinas chromosome 8, Lsat_Salinas_v11, whole genome shotgun sequence DNA region contains:
- the LOC111903787 gene encoding peroxidase 27 produces the protein MAIQKHIALLLQFLLVALVFDVANGYPLKLGFYQKTCPRAEAIVKRTTANYIYRAPSLAAALLRMQFHDCFVRGCDGSVLINSTRKNQAEKDGIPNLSLRGFQVIDAAKTAVEAACPGVVSCADILSLVARDAIHQIKGPYWPVPLGRRDGRVSIASESFTLPAPFANITQLKAQFLSKGLNVKDLAVLSGGHTVGISHCSTIATRLYNFTGKGDTDPSLDPRYVPQLKRICFPTDKTTLLAMDPGSSKSFDEDYYSVVLKRRGLFQSDAALLNDKTTSAYVKLQAKSHGYTFFKDFQASMVKMGQIGVLTGKAGEIRRHCALIN, from the exons ATGGCAATCCAAAAGCACATTGCACTTCTTCTACAATTTTTGCTTGTTGCTCTTGTTTTTGACGTCGCCAATGGCTATCCGCTAAAGTTAGGGTTCTACCAAAAGACGTGTCCCAGAGCTGAAGCTATTGTAAAAAGGACAACAGCAAACTACATTTATCGTGCTCCTTCTCTTGCTGCTGCTTTGCTCCGAATGCAGTTTCATGATTGCTTTGTGAGG GGATGTGATGGTTCAGTGTTGATAAACTCCACCAGAAAAAACCAGGCCGAGAAAGACGGAATTCCAAATCTTTCACTCAGAGGATTTCAAGTTATTGATGCTGCAAAAACTGCTGTAGAAGCCGCATGTCCTGGTGTTGTCTCTTGTGCAGATATCCTATCTTTGGTAGCTCGAGATGCAATCCACCAG ATTAAGGGCCCATATTGGCCAGTGCCATTAGGGAGAAGAGATGGAAGAGTATCAATAGCATCTGAGAGTTTTACACTACCTGCTCCTTTTGCCAACATTACTCAACTCAAAGCACAATTTCTCTCCAAGGGTTTGAACGTTAAAGATCTGGCTGTTCTTTCAG GAGGACACACCGTGGGGATTTCACACTGCTCTACCATTGCGACCAGGTTGTACAATTTTACAGGCAAAGGTGACACTGATCCATCCCTAGACCCGAGGTATGTACCTCAATTGAAAAGAATATGCTTTCCAACCGACAAAACCACACTCCTTGCAATGGATCCAGGGAGTTCAAAATCATTCGATGAGGACTACTACAGTGTTGTCTTGAAAAGGAGAGGCTTGTTTCAGTCCGATGCTGCACTTCTAAATGACAAAACAACAAGCGCTTATGTCAAGCTTCAAGCTAAGTCTCATGGCTACACATTCTTTAAAGATTTCCAAGCATCAATGGTGAAAATGGGACAAATTGGAGTTCTTACCGGCAAGGCCGGTGAAATCAGAAGACATTGTGCTCTAATAAACTAA